CCCATCCCTActaggctctccgtagacgggctctggtgtcttgctccgccttaacaatctttgtgtGTAACATGAGCAGTCTGTTTCTATGACGTAGTGCTCGTTAGTCTCTCGCGAGATTGGACTACGGTTTGTTGTATAAATCCCGGTTCCATCCACTTGTCCTTTCGTTCGTCCTCAGTGCAGGATAACGAAGCGGTGCATAACAACACTAAAGGACAGTTCAAAAGTCTTAAAGACACCTAGAACAATCCATTTGATCTATCAACAGTATTATTGAGAAGGTTGTGTCGGTAAGTCATCTAAGAACTGACTGTTTATGATTAGACTGCTTTATAGCTTGTCTTTAATGTGTTATGGCAGACTGACCTgaaggtaacgttagctaactttATCCCAGATTCGCTCATTTCAACTAGAACGTGTCTGACCTTGTTGTCAGCATTCATATCTAACGTTACCGTTAAAGCTGCAGTTCAGTTCAGGTTATTTCGTTCCAGTTTACCATTGTGGCTACTGCTCTTATGTTTTGTAAATAGCGTTAGCCATTTAATTTGGCCGATCGAGTTAACCTGATAGCTCACTAATGTTAGCATTTGCTGATAACGTTAGTGCTACGTAGCACCGTTTACCTTGGGTAACGACGTCAACGTTGACTGTTGAACGTCGCCGGCTCAGTAACATTAACGATGTTCTTCCATGAACACGGCAATTAAACTGATAAAAGCAATATGTACATTACCATAATCTCCACATTTTAAAGTTGGTAAAGTCTTTATTTTATAATTACCGGTAACATTGTCGCTGGATGCACCATGCCAGAAAAGGGGCTCTGGCCACGCTAAACTAGCCAACGTTAGCGATAACTTCATTCGGCTCTGTTATTtgttcagatgggctacaagaCATCAAGGATGTATCGGTATTTCGCTAGCTAGTCATCAGTAAGTTACTTAAGTGCTTAGGTTGTATTGCTATAAATTGacgggtgttttttttttagtgccaAATGATCATTGGTAATGTAGATGTGCCGCTTAGTTGCTAACTTAACGTTGACTGCGAGTGTAACTTACGAGCTGAAGGAATCAGCGATTCTTTAGAGATCAGTGGTGTCATCCTCGGTTGTCTTTGCATTGTTGAATATGACCGGGTGATCGTTTGTGTCGCTAAGTTTCCGGGACGAATGGCTTTGTAAATGTATTAACGTGCACGGATTTTTGCAGCCCCCTTTCACTGAATGGTATGTCAGATCTGTGTCGATGTAAAGGCAAACATTGGGGAAATGCCGCCATACTTGAGTCATAGTCAGAGACCGCTGACGTTAACGCTTATTTATTGTTTTGCCCTAGATgcaattcatattttatttCATATGGTGCCAAGATGTGTCGAATAAAGTCAAGCCTTCTGGTGTTCAGGATAACCTTAACGTTGTTCTGTTTCACAACGATTCAGGAAGCTTATGTACAGAGTGAGTCACCTCCAGCGGTTGCGTAAAAGCGTAATTTCCTTGAGTGTCTTGCATGCGTTTTAAAGAGTAGAGCTTGGTATATTATGGTCGTACTGTTAAGTTTGGTGACTTATCGAAACACCGACCAGGTTAATGTATTAAGGTGTAAAGGTGCCTTCTAAATGATAGCTAAATGAGTTCCCATTTTTAGTGCAAAGACTCAGTTGACAGCTTAGATGGTTCAGTTTATGTAATATCCATTCCTGTAATGTTATCCGTAGACTGGATGAATTACCTTTTTATTATGGTATGAATAGGATATGAAGTTGTCATTCCTGTACAAAGGCATTTAGAATTAATTTTATTCTAGGCTGAAAGATGATTGTCTCTTTACTTTCCAGGCTTGGACAATCAGTAATGGATGCCATCTTTCGCTGCCCATTCCTCTCTCGTGTCCCTCAAGCCTTTCTTCAGCAGACAAGGAAGACCCTGGTGGGTTATGCAGTAAAATGCCCCGTCATGATGGATCTGGCCTCACGGCCTTTGGCTAGAGCTGTCTGCTCATCCACATCAAGCTTTCAAAAAGCCAAAGAGTCGGCCCCGACCACAGAGGGTGAGTGGTCATTTAATCGCCAGTTATCTTATTACGGTTTTAGATGGTCtctatttttgtatttatgGTGGGTGATTATGGATAAGATGGCTAAACACCTGTATGTTTGATACAGTAGCACCTAAAGAGACTCCCAAGATGCCTCCAGGCCACCCCATGCCTCCAGTTGGTCAGGCAGCAGCATCCAAATGCCCTTTCCTTGCTGCTGAGATGGGCCAGAACAGCAGTGTTGTCCGGCAGGCCAGCATGGAACTTCAAGAGGATGTATCTGAGGTGCGCACTGTTCAAAAAGGTAATCTTTTGGAATATTGAAGATGGTAGATTTTCCTTTTTGTAAGGAGTGTTGTCATGAATTATGTAATTGTCTGACAAGGGTCTTTATTTCCTTCCTCCACCCTCGTACAGGTGTGTCTCCATCTGATCTTAACCCACTTGTGAAGAACACAAAGGCTGCTGGAAGCCTTATGAAGAAGCTCATCAAGCAGCGTCCCACAAGGGTGTCCCACCTGCTGCAGGAAAACATGCCGAAAAGTGAGCGCCTTGTTTGTCAACTGCAGGTGGTTTTGAACTGCTTTTGCCTTCAATATGCCAAATTCTTCAATATGTTTTCTCTTTACTGATTTCAGCAGTCTCCAATTTCCACTACGACAAATTCTTTGAGAAGAAAATTGAAGATAAGAAGGCTGATCATACATACCGTGTATTTAAAACTGTGAACAGACGTGCAACAGACTTTCCCATGGCAGATAACTATACAGAGACTAAGAACAGCAAGCGTGACGTCTCTGTATGGTGCAGCAATGACTATCTGGGCATGAGTCGTCACCCAAGGGTGGTCCAGTCAATTATGTGAGCACACTCTTTACCACAAAGTTGTCAGTCTGAACTAATCCAACAAGGAAATGTAAAACAGCTTACATacgttttctttcttttcctgccTCAGGGATACTTTACGAAAACATGGCTCTGGAGCAGGAGGTACACGGAATATATCGGGGACTAGTAAGTTTCATGTCGACCTGGAGCATGAATTGGCTGACCTACATGGGAAAGATGCAGCCTTGCTCTTCACGTCCTGTTTTGTGGCTAATGACTCCACCCTCTTCACTCTGGCAAAGATGCTTCCAGGTAGGTTAAGCTTACTTCTGGTGGAATATGGGAACtgtatctttaaaaaaaaaaaagaaaaggttaaatatagcttatttattaattttcagGATGTGAGATTTACTCCGATGCTGGGAACCACGCTTCAATGATCCAGGGCATTAGGAATAGTGGCGCCAAAAAGTTTATCTTTCGCCACAATGATGTGGACCATTTGCGTGACCTGCTGAAAAAGTCAGACCCATCCATGCCAAAGATTGTTGCTTTTGAGACAGTCCACTCCATGGATGGTAATTTGAATTTCAATGTTGCTGCGTTGTTTTTGTTCTGCTTCAAATCCTCAATAATCTAAACCTGGGCATGTGCTTTCCAGGCGCGGTGTGTCCACTGGAGGAGATGTGTGATGTTGCTCATGAGTATGGTGGCATCACCTTTGTGGATGAAGTGCATGCTGTGGGACTGTATGGAGCAAGAGGGGGTGGCATTGGTGATCGGGATGGAGTCATGCACAAGATGGACATCATTTCAGGAACTCTTGGTAAGTACAGTGTTGCTTAACTTGCCATTATCAGATTTTTACCATAAAAGGTGTTGCCTCATTCTGGTAAAGACTGTAGAGACGGTCACTAGCCACACTGACTGCTGCTGATAAAAAGGAACAGGGACTGGCTTTGTCATGTAATACACTTGGGATTACTGAAGCAGGAGCCTCCCTACCTGTTGCCTGGTAACCAGGCTGTCTGTTTTGCACTTATTGAATTTCCCTCAAAGGCCCTGGCAAGCTGAACCTTATATTATGTGTGGTGGTTCCACTTCTGCTAAATCTTTGTtgctggtgggtgtgtgtgtgtgctgttagaTGTTATGGAACTACAATTCCCATGTTATCTAGCAATCTCGGTAAAGTATTACAAATTATTACGTTCCCTGATCCAGAAATTGATGCAATAGGGTCTGTCATTACTTCAGCTTGatttaaatgttattttttcTAATCTGTTTCTTTTCCACAGGTAAAGCCTTTGGCTGCGTTGGTGGCTATATCGCCAGTACCAGTGCCCTGATTGATACAGTGCGCTCGTATGCTGCTGGCTTCATTTTCACCACCTCATTGCCACCAATGCTGCTGGCTGGTGCACGAGAGTCCATTCAGACGCTGAAGAGTGAGGAGGGGCGCATGCTACGCAGGAGGCACCAACTGAATGTCAAGCTGCTGCGTCAGATGCTTATGGACTCTGGTCTTCCTGTGGTCCACTGCCCTAGTCACATCATTCCAGTCAGGGTAAGGAAGTCCTGTAAGATGATCATCAGGAAATTTGCTGGAATTCAGGCAATATGTCAACATTCCTGGCTTGGGTCTAGAAGTCCAGCAAAGTGACAGGGTCTTGTCTGCTCTACAGGTCTCCAATGCAGAAAAGAACACAGAAGTCTGTGATATCCTGATGAGTCGCTACAACATTTACGTCCAGGCCATAAATTACCCCACAGTTGCACGTGGCGATGAGCTGCTTCGCATTGCTCCAACACCACACCATACTCCTGAGATGATGCAGTACTTTGTCGGTAAGTAAATATCTCCTCTCCATAGGGAATTGTTTCCAGTTGTTCCATCCTAATGGTTGTAGAATTTCGAAGGTTCTGGACCAGCCTTGAACCAAATGGCGTTGACCAGTGTGAGATTCCTTCTTCCTGTTCAACCACCAAGTTATCTAAGATAAATAATATATAACAgtgctctacagtgcgcccatttcactcgcacatgcgagtaaaaattatgccgtgcgagtgcaaaataATATTTAGGTGCACTGGTGCGAATggcttctaaccatgtcaatgtttgtctacaatatacaccgcaacatcgagaaacattactggtgcaaaccatagaatcacg
Above is a genomic segment from Alosa sapidissima isolate fAloSap1 chromosome 4, fAloSap1.pri, whole genome shotgun sequence containing:
- the alas1 gene encoding 5-aminolevulinate synthase, nonspecific, mitochondrial isoform X2, whose product is MDAIFRCPFLSRVPQAFLQQTRKTLVGYAVKCPVMMDLASRPLARAVCSSTSSFQKAKESAPTTEAPKETPKMPPGHPMPPVGQAAASKCPFLAAEMGQNSSVVRQASMELQEDVSEVRTVQKGVSPSDLNPLVKNTKAAGSLMKKLIKQRPTRVSHLLQENMPKTVSNFHYDKFFEKKIEDKKADHTYRVFKTVNRRATDFPMADNYTETKNSKRDVSVWCSNDYLGMSRHPRVVQSIMDTLRKHGSGAGGTRNISGTSKFHVDLEHELADLHGKDAALLFTSCFVANDSTLFTLAKMLPGCEIYSDAGNHASMIQGIRNSGAKKFIFRHNDVDHLRDLLKKSDPSMPKIVAFETVHSMDGAVCPLEEMCDVAHEYGGITFVDEVHAVGLYGARGGGIGDRDGVMHKMDIISGTLGKAFGCVGGYIASTSALIDTVRSYAAGFIFTTSLPPMLLAGARESIQTLKSEEGRMLRRRHQLNVKLLRQMLMDSGLPVVHCPSHIIPVRVSNAEKNTEVCDILMSRYNIYVQAINYPTVARGDELLRIAPTPHHTPEMMQYFVEKLLTTWNEVGLDLKPHTSAECSFCQKPLHFEIMSEREKSYFSGLSHPISACG
- the alas1 gene encoding 5-aminolevulinate synthase, nonspecific, mitochondrial isoform X3; protein product: MDAIFRCPFLSRVPQAFLQQTRKTLVGYAVKCPVMMDLASRPLARAVCSSTSSFQKAKESAPTTEVAPKETPKMPPGHPMPPVGQAAASKCPFLAAEMGQNSSVVRQASMELQEDVSEVRTVQKGVSPSDLNPLVKNTKAAGSLMKKLIKQRPTRVSHLLQENMPKISNFHYDKFFEKKIEDKKADHTYRVFKTVNRRATDFPMADNYTETKNSKRDVSVWCSNDYLGMSRHPRVVQSIMDTLRKHGSGAGGTRNISGTSKFHVDLEHELADLHGKDAALLFTSCFVANDSTLFTLAKMLPGCEIYSDAGNHASMIQGIRNSGAKKFIFRHNDVDHLRDLLKKSDPSMPKIVAFETVHSMDGAVCPLEEMCDVAHEYGGITFVDEVHAVGLYGARGGGIGDRDGVMHKMDIISGTLGKAFGCVGGYIASTSALIDTVRSYAAGFIFTTSLPPMLLAGARESIQTLKSEEGRMLRRRHQLNVKLLRQMLMDSGLPVVHCPSHIIPVRVSNAEKNTEVCDILMSRYNIYVQAINYPTVARGDELLRIAPTPHHTPEMMQYFVEKLLTTWNEVGLDLKPHTSAECSFCQKPLHFEIMSEREKSYFSGLSHPISACG
- the alas1 gene encoding 5-aminolevulinate synthase, nonspecific, mitochondrial isoform X1; the encoded protein is MDAIFRCPFLSRVPQAFLQQTRKTLVGYAVKCPVMMDLASRPLARAVCSSTSSFQKAKESAPTTEVAPKETPKMPPGHPMPPVGQAAASKCPFLAAEMGQNSSVVRQASMELQEDVSEVRTVQKGVSPSDLNPLVKNTKAAGSLMKKLIKQRPTRVSHLLQENMPKTVSNFHYDKFFEKKIEDKKADHTYRVFKTVNRRATDFPMADNYTETKNSKRDVSVWCSNDYLGMSRHPRVVQSIMDTLRKHGSGAGGTRNISGTSKFHVDLEHELADLHGKDAALLFTSCFVANDSTLFTLAKMLPGCEIYSDAGNHASMIQGIRNSGAKKFIFRHNDVDHLRDLLKKSDPSMPKIVAFETVHSMDGAVCPLEEMCDVAHEYGGITFVDEVHAVGLYGARGGGIGDRDGVMHKMDIISGTLGKAFGCVGGYIASTSALIDTVRSYAAGFIFTTSLPPMLLAGARESIQTLKSEEGRMLRRRHQLNVKLLRQMLMDSGLPVVHCPSHIIPVRVSNAEKNTEVCDILMSRYNIYVQAINYPTVARGDELLRIAPTPHHTPEMMQYFVEKLLTTWNEVGLDLKPHTSAECSFCQKPLHFEIMSEREKSYFSGLSHPISACG